TTGTCCGTTTTAATCCGCTGGAAACCTCGGAGTTAAAACTTGTCGCTACGGGGTTGATACGGTTGTATCAAAAATTCATCTCAAGTCAAGACAGTCCAACTTGCGGCTTCTCTCCGAGTTGTTCACGCTTCGGTATGGCTTGTATACAGGAATACGGTGTCCTGCGCGGTGTGCTACTCGCTGCTGATAGACTTATCCGATGCAACGGTTCACAATCAAGACACTACCATAAAGACCCAAGAACAGGAAAGTACATAGATCCAATTTCAGATTATGCCAAGTAAACAGATATGGGGATTGTTAGTGATAATACTCCTCAATACAGCGTTGTTATCCTTTGCGGACTCCGAGGA
The Candidatus Poribacteria bacterium genome window above contains:
- the yidD gene encoding membrane protein insertion efficiency factor YidD — translated: MVNYFVRRIFVTFCVFCSFVIIASPTFAGEAADLAFIREINPITTPEPQEVVRFNPLETSELKLVATGLIRLYQKFISSQDSPTCGFSPSCSRFGMACIQEYGVLRGVLLAADRLIRCNGSQSRHYHKDPRTGKYIDPISDYAK